The following is a genomic window from Blattabacterium cuenoti.
TGGGTTTCCATATACCTGCCCTAAATATATTTATGTATTTTTTATCTAACCTTTTAGCAGTTTCTAAAACTTGGGCTTCACTTTCTGCACTACAAGGACCAGAAATCGTAATAGGTTGATTAAATTTATCAATCCAAGACCTATCTATTTTATTATTAATAATATTTTTTTCCATCACAAAACATTAATTTATATATATTTTTGATTTTTTGATCATATCATTTGCTGTTTTTATATACTGATCAATACAATTCAATTTATTCTTTTTCAAAAGAATTTGAAATTTTTTTAAATAATTCATATAAACTTCTATAGATTTAATTAAATTTTCTCTATTAGAAAGAAAAATAGGGACCCACGTTTCAGATTTACTTTTTGCCAAACGTGTAGTGGATTCCCAACCACTACCCATCATATCAAACATTTTCTTTTTATCTTTTTTATCAAAAATAGAATTGGCTAAAGAAAAGGAAACTACATGAGGCAAATGAGATCCATAAGAAATATAAAAATCGTGTTCTTTGGAGGTTAAATAAATGATGCGCATTTTCATGATTGAGTATATTTTTTCTGTTATGGATATTGCATCTGGATCGCTATGTTCAGAATCACATAACACACAATTTTTTTTATTAAATATACTAGAATTTGCTGAGATAGGTCCAGAAGTTTCAATTCCAGCAATAGGATGTGTAGCAACGAAACGACTTCTTTTTGGGTGAAAAAAAACACTATTACAAATATTAAATTTTGTAGATCCAGTATCTAAAATAACAGTATCACTTTTAATATTAGTTAAAATATTTGGAAGAAGTTTTTCTATTCCATCTACCGGAATAGACAAAATAATAACTGATGACTGCATAATAAGCTCATCTATTGGAAGAACCTCATCTATAATTCCTAATTTTATAGCATTCATAGCATTTTTTTCATTTTCATCTGTACCTATAAATCGATTTCCAAAATTGGATTCTTTTAGTTTTAAACTGATAGATCCTCCAATTAATCCTAATCCTATAATTCCAATGATCATCATGATGAAGAAATTCTATTTTTTGCCATTTTTAAAGTTGGAATAGAAC
Proteins encoded in this region:
- a CDS encoding prephenate dehydrogenase, with amino-acid sequence MMIIGIIGLGLIGGSISLKLKESNFGNRFIGTDENEKNAMNAIKLGIIDEVLPIDELIMQSSVIILSIPVDGIEKLLPNILTNIKSDTVILDTGSTKFNICNSVFFHPKRSRFVATHPIAGIETSGPISANSSIFNKKNCVLCDSEHSDPDAISITEKIYSIMKMRIIYLTSKEHDFYISYGSHLPHVVSFSLANSIFDKKDKKKMFDMMGSGWESTTRLAKSKSETWVPIFLSNRENLIKSIEVYMNYLKKFQILLKKNKLNCIDQYIKTANDMIKKSKIYIN